A stretch of Acipenser ruthenus chromosome 1, fAciRut3.2 maternal haplotype, whole genome shotgun sequence DNA encodes these proteins:
- the LOC117421043 gene encoding ras-like protein family member 11B — MKMRLIQNMSTIAEYPATECPSERVIKIAVIGGSGVGKTALVVRFLTRRFIGDYERNAGTLYSRQIQIDGEQVAIQVQDTPGDQVNGHNLNSNEQVKRSIQWADAVVLVYSITDCTSFEIISHLHQQVRRTHADRVPIIIVANKVDLLHVKQVEPHQGQKLANMLGCTFYEVSASENYNDVYNAFHVLCKEISKQQAPVNTEKKRSSLIPRPKSPNMQDLKRRFKQALSAKVRTVTSV, encoded by the exons ATGAAGATGCGTCTTATCCAAAACATGTCTACAATTGCGGAGTACCCTGCCACCGAATGCCCTTCTGAAAGGGTGATTAAAATAGCCGTTATCGGTGGGAGCGGAGTTGGGAAAACAG CTCTGGTGGTGAGATTTTTAACTAGGCGCTTCATCGGCGATTACGAGAGGAACGCAG GTACTTTGTACTCTAGACAAATCCAGATTGATGGAGAACAAGTCGCAATTCAGGTCCAAGATACACCAGGTGACCAG GTCAATGGACACAATCTCAACAGTAATGAACAGGTGAAGAGATCCATTCAGTGGGCAGATGCTGTGGTGCTGGTCTACTCCATCACAGACTGTACAAGCTTTGAAATAAtaagccacctccaccagcaAGTCCGCCGCACACATGCAGACAGAGTTCCCATCATCATTGTGGCAAACAAGGTAGACCTCCTGCATGTCAAGCAGGTGGAGCCACACCAGGGACAGAAACTCGCCAACATGCTGGGCTGCACTTTCTATGAGGTGTCTGCCAGCGAGAACTATAATGACGTTTACAACGCCTTCCACGTGCTGTGCAAAGAAATAAGCAAGCAGCAGGCTCCCGTTAACACAGAAAAGAAGAGGTCATCCCTCATTCCCAGGCCCAAATCCCCCAACATGCAAGACCTGAAGAGGCGGTTCAAGCAGGCTTTGTCTGCCAAAGTGAGGACTGTGACTTCAGTTTGA